Proteins encoded within one genomic window of Ottowia sp. SB7-C50:
- a CDS encoding DUF1343 domain-containing protein: protein MKFGLERFLEDPALRAPLQGRRVALLAHPASVTRDLTHSLDALAALPDVKLTAAFGPQHGLRGDKQDNMVESPDFTDPRLGIPVFSLYGEVRRPTDAMMSTFDVLLVDLQDLGCRIYTFITTLRYVLEAAAQHGKAVWVLDRPNPAGRPVEGLTLRPGWESFVGAGPMPMRHGMTMGELGHWFIDLLKLQVEYRVIEMQGWQPDAAPGFGWPTERTWVNPSPNAANLSMARAYAGTVMLEGTTLSEGRGTTRPLELFGAPDIDTRRLVADMRALAPDWLRGCVLRECWFEPTFHKHVGQLCAGVQIHVEDPTHYDHAAFQPWRLQTLAFKALRMQAPDYPLWRDFPYEYELGKLPIDVINGSPLLREWVDDGNAQPGDLDVLARADEAAWRQVRAPHLLY from the coding sequence ATGAAATTCGGCCTTGAACGTTTCCTTGAAGACCCTGCCCTGCGCGCGCCGCTCCAGGGCCGGCGCGTGGCACTGCTGGCACACCCCGCCTCCGTCACGCGCGACCTGACACATTCGCTCGACGCGCTGGCCGCGCTGCCGGATGTGAAGCTCACCGCCGCCTTCGGCCCCCAGCACGGCCTGCGCGGCGACAAGCAGGACAACATGGTCGAGTCGCCCGACTTCACCGACCCGCGTTTGGGCATCCCCGTGTTCAGCCTGTACGGCGAGGTGCGCCGGCCAACCGACGCCATGATGAGCACCTTCGACGTGCTGCTGGTCGATCTGCAAGACCTGGGCTGCCGCATCTACACCTTCATCACCACGCTGCGCTACGTCCTGGAAGCCGCGGCGCAGCACGGCAAGGCGGTGTGGGTGCTCGACCGCCCCAACCCCGCCGGCCGCCCGGTCGAAGGGTTGACGCTGCGGCCAGGCTGGGAAAGCTTCGTCGGCGCCGGCCCGATGCCCATGCGCCATGGCATGACGATGGGCGAGTTGGGGCACTGGTTCATTGACCTGCTGAAGCTCCAGGTCGAATACCGCGTGATCGAAATGCAAGGCTGGCAGCCCGACGCGGCGCCCGGCTTTGGCTGGCCCACCGAGCGGACGTGGGTCAACCCCAGCCCCAACGCCGCCAACCTGTCGATGGCCCGCGCCTACGCCGGCACCGTGATGCTGGAAGGCACCACGCTGAGCGAAGGCCGCGGCACCACGCGCCCGCTGGAGCTGTTCGGCGCGCCCGACATCGACACGCGCCGCCTGGTGGCCGACATGCGCGCGTTGGCGCCCGACTGGCTGCGCGGCTGCGTGCTGCGCGAATGCTGGTTCGAACCGACCTTTCACAAGCACGTCGGCCAGCTGTGCGCTGGCGTGCAGATCCACGTGGAAGACCCCACGCATTACGACCACGCCGCCTTTCAGCCGTGGCGCCTGCAGACGTTGGCGTTCAAGGCGCTGCGCATGCAGGCGCCGGACTATCCGCTGTGGCGCGACTTTCCGTACGAATACGAACTGGGCAAGCTGCCCATCGACGTCATCAACGGCAGCCCGCTGCTGCGCGAGTGGGTGGACGATGGGAATGCCCAGCCGGGCGACCTGGACGTGCTGGCGCGCGCCGACGAAGCGGCGTGGCGGCAGGTGCGGGCGCCGCATCTGCTGTATTGA